The DNA window TCGTGGATATGGTCTCTTGTGGTGGACTACCCTCACTGCTAGCCGACTTGTCGGCTAACGATACGTCACTAGTTTTGGCAATGTCGTTTGATTGACCTCTGTCCTGTTCCTTGGGAATCGTCTCCAGGGTTGTGACCGAGGCATCCTCAGTAGTATTGGCAATGATAGAGGAGGGTTTCTCCTCAATAGTGGGGTCCAGTGCAGGGCAGGTGGCCGATTCCTCTGCAAAGGACCCATTTAAGTGTAGCTCCGCAGGTGCTTTATTTATGGGTGAGGCCACCAGTGGCATAGCTTCCTCATTCGGCACTTCAGAATCAGCCTTGGCTAGATGCTCAGATAACACAGCCTGACTCTCTGCTAAACCGCAAACAGCTTGGCTGCCTACCTGCTCGACGGAAACTGTCTGGATATCGGTAATGATGTCCGTGGGTTGGTTGTCGATCCCAACTGCTGAAGCAGGTGGGCTTTTAGTTGGAGTGGATATGGCCTGACTGACCGCCTCATCGTTAGATTTTTCCTGGCTCCTCGTTGGAGTGCCCTGCTTCTCCGTCCCTTCAGACACTGGTTCTACAGATGTGATGGTTAGGTCTTCAGTAGCACTGGCAGTCTTAGAGGATGCTTCCTCCGTTACTTTGTCGACTGGGAGAGATCCATTTAAGTGCACAACAGCATCCTGCAGCAGTTCCTTCCTGGGTGATGCCACCAATGGCGTAGTAGTCGCTTCATTCAGCATTGCTGTTGCGGACACATTCTGACCTTCTGCATTAACATGGCAGACCTCAACCGCCTTCGCTTCGGTCTCGGTCGAGTCACACTCAGTGTCTAGCTTAGCATGGTCAGAGCTTTGCAGATCAAGGCCTAGCTTCTCAGCTGACCCAGAATGGCTTCCAGCTGAAGGGAGTGAACTCTTAGCAGGAGAGGATGAGGCCTGGTTATCCGCCTTTTCTATTATTGTGGCCTGGGACACGGTCCCCTTTGGACTGGCTTGTATCTGAATCCCTGTGGCAGGCGTATGGCTATCAGTAGCCAGTGAAGTTACCGCTTCGACGGTCTTCTCTACAGGTACAAGCTTGCTCTCCAGCACTGGCCCGGTTCCAACTAGACCTGCTACTGATGCAGCCTGGTGGGTTTGTGGAGAGGAGGACATCactaccacaccaccaccaccaccttctgcCGCCAACTTGGCAAAACTTTCAGACGCCACAATCTTGGTGGCACCTGCTAGCGCTTCGGACACCAGTCCCGAAGCCACCTTCTCATGATCCGACAACGCGTTGCCGTCATCCTGAGCAGAGACCAAGGCTGCTTCTGGCACCACAACAACAACCGATGCGTCCAGTTTCACCGGCGATGCTGAGGTGGCGGCCACGTGCTTTTGCAGTGCTGCAGGACATGGCGCCTCCTCAGGTGGGGTGGCCTCCAGCAGCAGGCTGGTATTACTCTGGTCATTATGTTCAGTAGTGGGAGAGGGCGATTCCGAGCTGTAAAGATAGGTTtaaatgtattacattacattacattgcacttagctgacgctttcatttattcaaagcgacttacagttattatttttcagggtattggttacagtccctggagcaatgtggggttaggtgccttgcccaagagGTCAGGGgtattcgaacttgcaacccctgCCCCGAGTGTGTATAAATGTATATGTTAAGAGTCTTTATTGTCAAGTATGGCAGgaagcaggcttcactcaggtttcattttgagggtgctggcccaaataaaacacttagacacaaaaagaaaaaggggcgaccacactgaggaaggcacatgacgaaacgcgtctgtgcacaaaaataaatataACCGTTTGATGCACAGTGCGCCTCTTCCTCTTTTTGATTCAAagagtctttattgtcccatgAGGATATTGGCTTTCACATTAATCAGGTTGGTCATAATTTTGTGACTCACATCTCgcataatacattttaaataataatattgtattacaatgtaatgtggtgtCTATGGACCATGTTGAAAACCAATGGTGTAGTAGaccagtgtctcccaacctttgttgtctcatgtaccccctaagccttttggttgtgccatgagtacccccaattcatgttttacatcactttttctattccagtgttacTATGtttcatgcatttgttaaaattacatgtttccacgtaccccctgcagtgtgctcgtgtacccctagtggtacacgtacccctggttgggaaccactgtagtaGACCATAATGCACACAGACTGAAGTgaataagaaaaagaaaacaacacgATGGAGAGGACAGGGATCTTCATCTTACCTCTCGGTGGTGACGCAGTCTGGATTCACCGGGCCCCCTTCCGACACTTTCAGGGAGGTCTGTGGGCTCGCGACTCCCTCTCCGATCAGCCTCTGCTCCTCGTCCTGCCGCTCGCAAGGCTTCTCAGCACAGCAGCAGCTCAGCACGTtccccatgctgtgtgtgtgtgtgtgtgtgtgtgtgtgtatgtatgtgtgtaaatgtgagtacTGGAACCCGGCCTGGGACTCAGATCAGATCCTCAGGGATCCTAAGGGACGGGGGTCACCCCTCAGTGACACCCACGATGACCAGCTTCTGCTCTGTGGAGGGCAAAGATAAAAAAGGGGACAATCATTTAAGGGAAGAAGTTGTTTACAAAGATTATCTGAAGCCTTTCAGTCAGGTTccacctacagacagacagacagactgggtcATTGCTAGTCTGGGAATTCCCATACTGCCTTCCCATGCGCTCACTCCAATCTGAAGGGCAGCATGGATGCCAACGCTGAAATCTTCCCCTGAGTGTGGGAGCACAACAGCAGAACGGGAGGGAGGGCAAGACAAGTGATAAGACAAACGGAAGCTTGTAGTTTTACTTGTTAGTTTGTAGATCTACCATGTTGAcaccagaaatgaaaccaacTTTTCATcaggtttcattttaaatagttTAGATACACTCTGTCAGAAAATGAATAGATGGTCCCCAGACTAATACTATCAAGTATACCGCTTGTGATAGTAGCCTATGTGACCCAGGCTAGGTCATTCAATTGCCGTATTTGCCCAACCCCTCCAGGAAGCAGGTAGCAGGACTACCCTGACAGATGTTTGAGCATTAGCACTGCAGAATTCTACAGCATGAACAGGGAAAATATTCAGCAGATCCAGCAGTCCTTAAAGGGTTAAAATCCCATTTTAAAATGTTTGATGACAGTTTTGTAATAAATTACCActaataaaagttttttttatgctGTCAAATAGGCCTCTCTCGCGGGTAAAGTCGAAAGTCAACAAATGTTTTATGAACAGTAAAGTTATTAATAGCCCGTGCATTAGTAGCCTATCGTAAGGGGGAGGTTTCCCCAACTATGTTAACGCAGCGGCCTGTTGGCAACAATGTCAGAATCAAGGTTTGTTGGAGGGAGAAAATAAATAACACAACACCTGAATTCCAATTGGGATTAATGGATTATTACAATTCAAACGCGCAAAGAAGTGGCGGACGAAAAGTTAAGTTGTTTGAGTTTGTCCAATAACGCATTTGAATCCAGTCAAAAGCTAATTTACTCACTAGTACACTAGTATTTCTAATCTCTTAACTCCAATCTACAACTGTGGTCTGGAACAATAAAAAAGTAAACCGTCCTTGCAGTACCAGGCATGCATCTGGACGGGCGAAGGCTGAATGAAACCATACTTCACAAACAGTAGCCTGTTGTGCAATCGACCGATTCAGCAATCGTACAAGTGGTTACAACAACTAAATGGAACACATGCTAAAACGTATAACTCAAGTCCACCCAAAGAATCAAGTGTGTTCATAGCACGGTAGTACTGTAGAAGACACTCCTGTCCCATGAGAGTGGGCGTAAATCGACTCCAAACGTCGTTGAGGTGATTCCGGTGTTGCCTACCGTCTTGCATTCGCATTTACGCACAAATTTAAGCACATTGACAAATCCACCGTCGGTGCTCCGACAAATTCTTACCCGAGCTTGAGGCTTTCCAGGTCGCTGTGCGAAAAACAACGACCCGTTTTTGTCATCAGGAAGTTTGTACCATCAGAAGTCAGAGGCAGTTTCACTTTCCGGCGAGAGGCTGAACAGCGCCGTTCTCCCATTGGGGGATTTACAGTGAATGTTATTTTAGGGGTTGGTGACGCACCATCAAAGATCTGCACACCAGATTTGCACTTGTTGTACGCAATAGAAACAATTAAGAAAATATATATCAGGACCCATGTGTGCCATAAAAGGCAATTCCCAAAGTTATGCAAATACTTTCATAACATAATATTGCCACATGTAACACTTTCCCTGAAATATGTATTTACTACATCACTTTTCAAACTTCCATATATAATGCATGGGGCATCatatggaaggtgtgtgtgtgtgtggcagcaacgTTTTCCACAAACTCGTCAGttcttttaaaggaacagaccacccttttttgattttcacatatttgcagtatttcccagcattattcgtgaatgtgcatatcattttcttctcagtgttttcagttcttagattcattggatcagaattattagcatagcttagcataatcactggaagtaactggtatctttagcatcaagtcacaagtgataactggacagaattaaactgctgttttacactctggtgaattttacattcatttaaaaatggtttataagtacatttgaggacgttttattttgtaccatagacttgcattagtatgcctaatttggctatactgttaaacggggcaatgcaagcacatagatgaaaatgatatgcacattcatgaataatgcatggcaatactgcacatatgtgaaaatcaaaaaagggtggtctgttcctttaaatataCAACCACAAACTAAGAAAAGCAGTGCCCCACCAACCAACCGCCTACAAGTCTTCTTTCAGTATTAGCAGAgatttctctctactctctctggtattagtcAACTGGGTGTTCCAGAGGGATTTCCCCTCTCACAAGATATGATATAGAGCTGGTTCCTTTTCATTGGCAATAACAGTAGTGCTGTGCAATTACACATTAATAAATCATAGTCACCAAAATTTGAAGGAAACAGTCTTCATTATGCCCATAACTCACAAATTTGTCAATTCAGCGGGCTAGAGAGCTGTGCTTTTTAAGATTCAGTTGGTTCAGTGAATATCACTCGTagacaaaaaaaatcctgacCTTTGCTTTATTAACCTGGTATGCCTTTGATAAAATCTTAACACACCACAGGTGGTATGTACTTGTTTTCATTTTCAACTTTCAATGTTGTAGTACAAGCGGTcatattcacacaccagctccgaGTCATCTTACAAAGAACATTTTGCCCTATTGCTTTTTCATATCATGGTTGATACATTTATATCCATGTGTTGGAAAACATGAATATGTTCAAAGTGTATACAAAAAGAAATGATACAAACCACATGGCAATAAAGTACATTATCACTACACTACCCCATCTACTGATTGCTTTTAAACCATTATAATTGGAAATATAAAATCTGCTTAATACACAGGAGCAGGTCAAGCAGCAGAGTATGTAAACAAACTAGAAACAAGTCATTACTTGCATAACTTATAGTAAAAGAAAaccctgagcctgaacttttttgaAATAGCAAAAaagctatttttatttttaccaaCTCACTCTGTTAAGTCTGAAATCAAGCACTgagcctgaataccatcagccTTGTACAGGTATGGTCACTAGGGTCGTAGAGCATGGGAACTGGTCAGTTATACATCGTCATTAGAGTCGGAGGAAATGGGTCTGAACAAGGCACCAATAACATATCACTAGGGTCAGGCACTGGTCAGCCATACATTGTCATTAGGGTCAGAGGGAATGGGTCTGTCCGAGGCACCAATCATAGATCATCACTAGGGTCAAAGGTCGTGGGTCTGTAGCTGCTGGACATGACACGCAAACTCCTGAGGAAGTCCGAGCGTCGTCACCAGCTCCACACACCTGCTGAGCAGCTCCCCGAAGCTCACCATGGCAACGGAAGGGGAGGAGAAGCCCACCAGTGCTCCCTGACTGCAGcacatgcctgtgtctgtgtttgagtctgTGCTGCTGCAGCAGTCTGGTTTGCCACAGCCCTGCGGCGCTTGTGCCTGTGCCAGCCCTGCCTGTGATGGGGATCGTAACTGGGCCTCTGTCTGTGCTGGTTCTCCCTGATCCACCGCCATCACCTCTAGATCCTCCATGCCCTCCGCAATGTCCCCAACAGTGGGGACGGGGGCCATCTCCTGTGCCCTCTTCATGGCCTCCAGGACGGCCTCCTCGTGCCGCACTACGTCCCGCATCAGGCCGGACACGCAGGCAGTGGCCGTGGGCGGGGGCTCAACGGGTAGCCGCTGGCACCAGCACTGTAGGGCACTGCGATGGCGTGCGGAGAGGGAGCAGGTAGATAGGGAGGATA is part of the Engraulis encrasicolus isolate BLACKSEA-1 chromosome 9, IST_EnEncr_1.0, whole genome shotgun sequence genome and encodes:
- the LOC134455773 gene encoding polycystin-1-like protein 3 isoform X2, whose translation is MGNVLSCCCAEKPCERQDEEQRLIGEGVASPQTSLKVSEGGPVNPDCVTTESSESPSPTTEHNDQSNTSLLLEATPPEEAPCPAALQKHVAATSASPVKLDASVVVVVPEAALVSAQDDGNALSDHEKVASGLVSEALAGATKIVASESFAKLAAEGGGGGVVVMSSSPQTHQAASVAGLVGTGPVLESKLVPVEKTVEAVTSLATDSHTPATGIQIQASPKGTVSQATIIEKADNQASSSPAKSSLPSAGSHSGSAEKLGLDLQSSDHAKLDTECDSTETEAKAVEVCHVNAEGQNVSATAMLNEATTTPLVASPRKELLQDAVVHLNGSLPVDKVTEEASSKTASATEDLTITSVEPVSEGTEKQGTPTRSQEKSNDEAVSQAISTPTKSPPASAVGIDNQPTDIITDIQTVSVEQVGSQAVCGLAESQAVLSEHLAKADSEVPNEEAMPLVASPINKAPAELHLNGSFAEESATCPALDPTIEEKPSSIIANTTEDASVTTLETIPKEQDRGQSNDIAKTSDVSLADKSASSEGSPPQETISTIPPGVKQEANESPKSLSPISGDDVQVGSGEHEALPDGSTAQHQDQDAQQPHPETDLHLDFSSTTSDGSPSAKASKDSTARPAHKSDLKDESCQDEDLKTSTLVSVTTENTAPTETGGSPVGPSPQEKIATDTDTISSLGNLVEEQETGKLMISTEDKLDTELKGGITDEGPVEGSKDEEWDVVDGNDIDGDLYRGEDEIEEDLEKELIKLKVEQRCSLEPPMAILAYSEREWKGQTAKSAVIRKGYAALSQGFSLLQRVRGDNYCALRATLYQALMSPTGPPDWLQQDSFLRIPEDLESRHGLMEGWLFPEICLPISGTENTVDLMKHYLGLLQKWWLEAAAAPGGWEGRRGVCEQLFQGGDEEFGLMEALKLLMLHRAMELHSAMQRGDDVPIFCWLLFARDTSPCPRTFLANHLSQVGFTGGMEQVEMFLLGYALQHTIKAFRLYMADTEEFITHYPDDHIPEWPCVCLVTEDDRHYNVAVGEPASDSDSASASPPQEEIAD
- the LOC134455773 gene encoding treacle protein-like isoform X1, which produces MGNVLSCCCAEKPCERQDEEQRLIGEGVASPQTSLKVSEGGPVNPDCVTTESSESPSPTTEHNDQSNTSLLLEATPPEEAPCPAALQKHVAATSASPVKLDASVVVVVPEAALVSAQDDGNALSDHEKVASGLVSEALAGATKIVASESFAKLAAEGGGGGVVVMSSSPQTHQAASVAGLVGTGPVLESKLVPVEKTVEAVTSLATDSHTPATGIQIQASPKGTVSQATIIEKADNQASSSPAKSSLPSAGSHSGSAEKLGLDLQSSDHAKLDTECDSTETEAKAVEVCHVNAEGQNVSATAMLNEATTTPLVASPRKELLQDAVVHLNGSLPVDKVTEEASSKTASATEDLTITSVEPVSEGTEKQGTPTRSQEKSNDEAVSQAISTPTKSPPASAVGIDNQPTDIITDIQTVSVEQVGSQAVCGLAESQAVLSEHLAKADSEVPNEEAMPLVASPINKAPAELHLNGSFAEESATCPALDPTIEEKPSSIIANTTEDASVTTLETIPKEQDRGQSNDIAKTSDVSLADKSASSEGSPPQETISTIPPGVKQEANESPKSLSPISGDDVQVGSGEHEALPDGSTAQHQDQDAQQPHPETDLHLDFSSTTSDGSPSAKASKDSTARPAHKSDLKDESCQDEDLKTSTLVSVTTENTAPTETGGSPVGPSPQEKIATDTDTISSLGNLVEEQETGKLMISTEDKLDTELKGGITDEGPVEGSKDEEWDVVDGNDMWVTDGDLYRGEDEIEEDLEKELIKLKVEQRCSLEPPMAILAYSEREWKGQTAKSAVIRKGYAALSQGFSLLQRVRGDNYCALRATLYQALMSPTGPPDWLQQDSFLRIPEDLESRHGLMEGWLFPEICLPISGTENTVDLMKHYLGLLQKWWLEAAAAPGGWEGRRGVCEQLFQGGDEEFGLMEALKLLMLHRAMELHSAMQRGDDVPIFCWLLFARDTSPCPRTFLANHLSQVGFTGGMEQVEMFLLGYALQHTIKAFRLYMADTEEFITHYPDDHIPEWPCVCLVTEDDRHYNVAVGEPASDSDSASASPPQEEIAD
- the otulina gene encoding OTU deubiquitinase with linear linkage specificity a codes for the protein MVPPAMSWVKSLAAGIEDVFDEDADDTSLQNKEWKQNMERRVKDGYRDGVDAGKEATLQSGFNAGFREGAIRMKAIGQLKGIVSALQCWCQRLPVEPPPTATACVSGLMRDVVRHEEAVLEAMKRAQEMAPVPTVGDIAEGMEDLEVMAVDQGEPAQTEAQLRSPSQAGLAQAQAPQGCGKPDCCSSTDSNTDTGMCCSQGALVGFSSPSVAMVSFGELLSRCVELVTTLGLPQEFACHVQQLQTHDL